One Campylobacter sputorum subsp. sputorum DNA segment encodes these proteins:
- a CDS encoding HP0495 family protein produces the protein MANMCENRPKINYPCFWKYKLIISKDEKIENIVALVTKQKEYKLEFSNLSSNGKYQSHNLSVFVLNDKERLDIFNKLKSKCKFVL, from the coding sequence GTGGCGAATATGTGCGAAAATAGGCCTAAAATCAACTATCCGTGTTTTTGGAAATACAAGCTTATAATATCAAAAGATGAAAAAATCGAAAACATAGTAGCTTTGGTAACTAAACAAAAAGAATATAAACTTGAGTTTTCAAATTTAAGTAGCAACGGAAAATACCAAAGCCACAATCTAAGCGTTTTTGTTCTAAATGACAAAGAGAGATTAGATATATTTAACAAATTAAAAAGTAAATGCAAATTTGTTTTGTAA
- the moaC gene encoding cyclic pyranopterin monophosphate synthase MoaC: protein MQLTHLDKNNRPKMVDVSTKDITTRIAKASGIIKMSKDAFEMIKTNSAKKGPVLQTAIVAAIMGAKQTSNLIPMCHPLNITGIDTHIEELDGDFGYKLFVSVKLNGKTGVEMEALTGVSIGLLTIYDMIKAVDKSMIISEICLESKSGGKSGEYVRK from the coding sequence ATGCAATTAACTCATTTAGATAAAAATAATAGACCAAAAATGGTAGATGTTAGCACTAAAGATATCACAACACGCATAGCAAAGGCAAGCGGAATTATAAAAATGTCTAAAGATGCATTTGAAATGATTAAAACAAACTCGGCAAAAAAAGGCCCTGTTTTGCAAACAGCGATAGTTGCAGCTATAATGGGGGCTAAACAAACTTCAAATCTCATACCAATGTGCCATCCCTTAAATATAACTGGCATAGACACACATATAGAAGAGCTTGATGGCGATTTTGGTTATAAGCTTTTTGTTAGCGTTAAACTAAATGGCAAAACAGGTGTTGAGATGGAAGCATTAACAGGTGTTAGCATCGGGCTTTTAACAATTTATGATATGATAAAAGCAGTTGATAAAAGTATGATTATAAGTGAAATTTGTTTAGAAAGCAAAAGCGGTGGAAAAAGTGGCGAATATGTGCGAAAATAG
- the rpsU gene encoding 30S ribosomal protein S21: MPGVKVHPNESFDEAYRRFKKQVDRNLVVTEVRARRFFEPMTEIRKKQKISARKKMLKRLYMLRRYESKL; this comes from the coding sequence GTGCCGGGAGTTAAGGTACATCCAAATGAGTCTTTTGATGAAGCTTATAGAAGATTCAAAAAACAAGTTGATAGAAATTTAGTTGTTACCGAAGTAAGAGCTAGAAGATTTTTTGAACCTATGACTGAAATAAGAAAAAAACAGAAGATTTCAGCTCGCAAAAAAATGCTTAAGCGTCTTTATATGCTTAGACGCTACGAATCAAAACTCTAA
- a CDS encoding UPF0323 family lipoprotein encodes MKKFRKIANYAAVGGLGAMLITGLNGCGNNNNNEEMLTQEAQQGAFVIIEEITPGKYKIQEEFPSKETRIVLKDINGTERVLTKEEMDVLMAEENAKIDAGTSPLTNQNAQLSSGGLSLGEAILASAAGAIIGSWIGSKLFNNTAYNNHRQTAYKNPSTYSRSVDSFNKAKATSSKSSTSKKSGFFSGGSKTGTSSGSFGS; translated from the coding sequence GTGAAAAAATTTAGAAAAATAGCAAATTATGCAGCAGTTGGCGGACTTGGAGCTATGCTTATAACAGGTCTTAATGGGTGTGGAAATAATAACAATAATGAAGAAATGTTAACACAAGAAGCGCAACAAGGTGCCTTTGTAATCATAGAAGAAATTACGCCTGGAAAATACAAAATTCAAGAAGAATTTCCCAGCAAAGAAACAAGAATCGTCCTAAAAGACATAAATGGAACAGAAAGAGTTTTAACAAAAGAAGAGATGGATGTTTTGATGGCTGAAGAAAATGCCAAAATTGATGCTGGAACTAGCCCACTAACTAATCAAAATGCACAACTTAGCAGTGGCGGGTTATCTCTAGGAGAGGCAATACTTGCAAGTGCAGCTGGAGCTATCATAGGAAGTTGGATAGGCAGTAAACTTTTTAACAATACCGCTTATAACAATCACAGGCAAACAGCTTATAAAAATCCAAGCACATATTCAAGAAGTGTAGATAGTTTTAATAAAGCAAAAGCTACATCTTCAAAAAGTTCAACATCTAAAAAAAGCGGATTTTTTAGCGGAGGTAGTAAAACAGGCACTTCGTCTGGAAGTTTTGGAAGCTAA
- the serS gene encoding serine--tRNA ligase: MINLKLIETNFDEFTKKLNAKKTNPQMLKNLLDLYNELKVKRQDLESLQSLQNSKSKELGIKAKNGEDISVLKEELAKNKIKVQDGENLIRDLELKLDEIASSIPNIIDDDVPFGEDENDNVELKKVLEPRKFDFEPKEHFELGEKLGWLDFERGAKLGGSRFTVLKGDGAKLNRALVNYMIDFNTSRGFELVNVPFLVRPEILYGTGQLPKFEDDLYKVRDEELYLIPTSEVPVTNLYNDEILDIEKLPIKMTCYSHCFRKEAGSAGRDTRGMIRQHQFEKVELVSITKQDESDAVLEEMISCASDLLTSLGLPHRHMMLCSGDLGFSAAKTIDLEVWLPGQNKYREISSISNTRDFQARRAKIRYKDGKKNILVNTLNGSSLAVGRTLIAIMENYQKSDGSIEIPQVLRKYM; the protein is encoded by the coding sequence ATGATAAATTTAAAACTCATTGAGACAAATTTCGATGAATTTACAAAAAAACTCAATGCAAAAAAAACAAATCCACAAATGTTAAAAAATTTGCTTGATTTATACAATGAACTTAAAGTTAAAAGGCAAGATTTAGAATCTCTTCAATCGCTTCAAAATTCAAAAAGCAAGGAACTTGGAATAAAAGCTAAAAATGGCGAAGATATAAGTGTTTTAAAAGAAGAACTTGCTAAAAATAAAATAAAAGTCCAAGATGGCGAGAATTTAATTAGGGATTTAGAGCTTAAACTTGATGAAATAGCATCAAGCATACCAAATATTATAGATGATGATGTGCCTTTTGGCGAAGATGAAAATGATAATGTGGAGCTAAAAAAAGTTTTAGAGCCAAGAAAATTTGATTTTGAACCAAAAGAACACTTTGAACTTGGCGAGAAGCTTGGCTGGTTGGATTTTGAGCGAGGAGCAAAGCTTGGCGGAAGTCGTTTTACGGTGTTAAAAGGCGATGGTGCAAAATTAAATAGAGCACTAGTAAATTATATGATAGATTTTAATACTTCAAGAGGTTTTGAGCTTGTAAATGTGCCATTTTTAGTAAGACCTGAGATACTTTATGGCACAGGGCAACTTCCTAAATTTGAAGATGATTTATATAAAGTAAGGGATGAAGAGCTTTATTTGATACCAACGAGTGAAGTTCCTGTTACAAATTTATACAATGATGAAATTTTAGATATTGAAAAACTGCCTATAAAAATGACTTGTTATAGTCATTGTTTCAGAAAAGAAGCAGGCTCAGCCGGAAGAGACACAAGAGGTATGATAAGACAACATCAGTTTGAAAAAGTAGAGCTTGTTAGTATAACAAAACAAGATGAGAGCGATGCTGTATTAGAAGAGATGATAAGTTGTGCGAGTGATCTTTTAACATCACTTGGTCTTCCTCATCGTCATATGATGCTTTGTAGTGGCGATCTTGGTTTTAGTGCTGCAAAGACAATTGATTTAGAAGTCTGGCTTCCAGGACAAAACAAATATAGAGAGATAAGTTCTATATCAAATACTAGAGATTTTCAAGCAAGAAGAGCAAAAATTCGTTATAAAGATGGCAAAAAAAATATTTTAGTAAATACCTTAAATGGCTCATCTTTGGCTGTTGGTAGAACACTAATTGCTATAATGGAAAATTATCAAAAGTCAGATGGAAGCATAGAAATTCCGCAAGTTTTACGAAAATATATGTAG
- a CDS encoding tetratricopeptide repeat protein codes for MADEENIVILETGDELTPLDEIDKDKEEPKQEDTPKVNKNQKKFLIIGIVVSVLLLVVIFCVILFFIFSKTEDKLEPKIVENKIEQPIYNTAKFAPNKIDDMIKKANSLYEKGDKMQALQIYKDISTYNESISNYNLGVSQMRQNNCELAIESFRKAINDMDNATVSALNAAACSLELGKNDSFDYFLNLAHSFLVNEADSPLFNYYVALVHYYNGFYYEALKVLNHTQNDQYKSKFNYLKAKILTFLGKEEEAIYYLQNQNEFSSNFTIGLLYAKIGKFSEAKDYLKRAQISEPNRSKISTALSILNIRTGFYKDAANLLKELTHIDENLPNKIYNVSIRLNTKLFDINIAQNSFEKDMFENKIKRYEMIFYFVPYQVFDVNQALDFARKGAINLSLDNIEGAQDYLGNSTTLSKVNAKLSSSIAKAIDNKLREANKEFKDLLKAYPQHAIVHYNLALSYAKLQDFKNAAKYFTSSYHLNPNNHISGALAIICNDILKEKVPKLLSEVSEGIQNDDKLSPDDISPALLHLGLDNLNALISWSEIPKKRSALNVFFETMTANLAQNEDLFIKKSNELNAILPNDIMANLINFVAKNHNLDIKAYAKNAQIAMQNNQFNLDSFYYGPYIVKEQFIKLLQISGFIHKVRSNLKNLVMVSANSDKFVNLLETLAYVDIYVNNFDEAYVIYNRLIDTYAITDASLVFYAAVASVGASQYENAIAMLELARITNPNDPENRIPLAMLYHSINNMEAAINQYDRLGNSGFISNFFTLDVE; via the coding sequence ATGGCTGATGAAGAAAATATCGTAATTCTTGAAACAGGCGATGAATTAACGCCTCTTGATGAGATAGATAAAGACAAAGAAGAGCCAAAGCAAGAAGATACACCAAAGGTTAATAAAAACCAAAAAAAATTTTTGATTATTGGTATAGTAGTTTCTGTTTTATTGTTAGTTGTTATTTTTTGTGTTATTTTATTTTTTATTTTTTCAAAAACTGAAGATAAATTAGAGCCTAAAATCGTAGAAAACAAGATAGAACAGCCTATATATAATACTGCTAAATTTGCACCAAATAAAATAGATGATATGATAAAAAAAGCCAACTCTCTTTATGAAAAAGGGGATAAAATGCAAGCCCTTCAAATTTATAAAGACATATCAACTTATAATGAATCAATATCAAATTACAATCTTGGCGTCTCGCAAATGAGGCAAAATAATTGCGAATTAGCAATAGAATCTTTTAGAAAAGCCATAAATGATATGGATAATGCAACCGTAAGTGCATTAAATGCAGCTGCTTGTTCGCTTGAGCTTGGTAAAAATGATTCATTTGATTATTTTTTAAATTTAGCACACTCTTTTTTGGTAAATGAAGCAGATTCTCCGCTTTTTAACTATTATGTTGCTTTAGTGCATTATTATAATGGATTTTATTATGAAGCACTAAAAGTTCTTAATCATACACAAAATGACCAGTATAAAAGTAAATTTAACTATTTAAAGGCAAAAATTCTAACATTTTTAGGAAAAGAAGAAGAGGCGATTTATTATCTTCAAAATCAAAATGAGTTTAGTTCAAATTTTACTATAGGGCTTTTGTATGCAAAAATAGGAAAATTTAGTGAAGCTAAGGATTATTTGAAAAGAGCTCAAATAAGTGAGCCAAATAGAAGTAAAATTTCAACTGCTTTGTCGATATTAAACATAAGAACTGGTTTTTATAAAGATGCGGCAAATCTTTTAAAAGAGCTTACTCACATTGATGAAAATTTGCCAAATAAAATTTATAATGTTAGTATTAGGTTAAATACAAAATTGTTTGATATCAATATAGCTCAAAATAGTTTTGAAAAAGATATGTTTGAGAATAAAATAAAAAGATATGAAATGATATTTTATTTTGTTCCATATCAAGTTTTTGATGTTAATCAGGCTTTGGATTTTGCTAGAAAAGGTGCTATAAATTTATCCTTAGATAACATAGAGGGTGCTCAAGATTATCTAGGAAATTCAACTACTCTTTCAAAAGTTAATGCCAAACTTTCATCAAGCATAGCAAAAGCAATAGATAATAAACTAAGAGAAGCAAATAAAGAGTTTAAAGATCTTTTAAAAGCCTATCCGCAACATGCAATAGTTCATTACAATCTAGCACTAAGTTATGCAAAACTTCAAGATTTTAAAAATGCGGCGAAATATTTTACAAGTAGTTATCACTTAAATCCAAACAACCATATTTCTGGAGCACTTGCTATAATATGCAATGATATATTAAAAGAAAAAGTTCCAAAGCTCTTAAGCGAGGTTAGTGAAGGCATACAAAATGATGATAAACTAAGTCCAGATGATATTTCACCAGCACTTTTGCATCTTGGTTTAGATAATTTAAATGCACTTATTAGTTGGTCTGAAATACCCAAAAAACGATCAGCTCTAAATGTATTTTTTGAGACAATGACGGCAAATCTTGCACAAAATGAAGATTTGTTTATAAAAAAATCTAATGAATTAAATGCAATTTTGCCAAATGATATAATGGCAAATCTTATAAATTTCGTAGCAAAAAATCATAATCTAGATATAAAAGCTTATGCCAAAAACGCTCAAATAGCAATGCAAAATAATCAATTTAATCTAGATTCTTTTTATTATGGACCTTATATAGTAAAAGAGCAGTTTATAAAACTACTTCAAATTTCGGGTTTTATCCATAAAGTACGCTCAAATCTTAAAAATTTAGTTATGGTTTCAGCAAATAGTGATAAATTTGTAAATTTACTTGAAACTTTAGCTTATGTAGATATTTATGTTAATAACTTTGATGAAGCTTATGTGATTTACAATAGATTAATAGATACTTACGCTATAACAGACGCTTCTTTGGTATTTTATGCAGCTGTTGCGAGTGTTGGCGCAAGTCAGTATGAAAATGCGATTGCTATGCTTGAACTTGCTAGGATAACTAATCCAAATGATCCAGAAAATCGCATTCCACTTGCCATGCTTTATCATAGCATTAACAATATGGAAGCTGCTATAAACCAGTATGATAGACTTGGAAATAGTGGTTTCATAAGCAACTTTTTTACTCTTGATGTGGAGTAA
- a CDS encoding flagellar hook protein FlgE: MLRSLYNGVSGIRTHGVGIDVTADNISNINNIGFRGSRPEFKSIFYQTSIESGYPFGSNQIGLGSTMQTTALDMSQGNLINTERSFDLAIAGNGYFGIQGRNGDIFYTRNGAFDVDKEGNLVTNNGEFVIGTVANFTQTALSETAKEAFGQIYNQTQTPILDAYTADQKTSLTLGTENTQKPIKLPKYMYLPPVATSYVNFKGTLDSRDKFKDSVITLTNNNEKQNLNNDGTVNLSGFINDNRIKPGDNIQITIKDKNSNSQTINALVKNDGSWSAENLALNNNIDKTLPLDISINATIKEQEPNIVKFNTDVISPNGDKNKLELEFTKQYPNPTEGHIWQVKASLFSPNNTLLSSSNGELVFDGRGMLKSSSLGNLDNNGALLNINFGIPGNNGASNPIFGGMVSREEKSKITDIQKDGAYEGLFEEYHVGDNGSVYARFSNSANVEVAKIPIFHFQNEQGLHKVGGNLFTKTSNSGEPIFYKDSKGNLVYGAQIKSNFLEQSNVDLGEQLTELIVFQKGFDASSKSITTSNEMLKTAIGLKK, translated from the coding sequence ATGTTAAGATCTCTTTATAATGGGGTAAGTGGCATAAGAACTCATGGAGTTGGCATAGATGTAACAGCTGATAATATATCAAATATAAACAATATTGGATTTAGAGGTTCTCGTCCGGAGTTTAAAAGCATATTTTATCAAACATCCATAGAATCAGGCTATCCGTTTGGATCAAATCAAATTGGGCTTGGCTCAACTATGCAAACAACTGCACTTGATATGTCTCAAGGCAATCTGATTAACACAGAAAGAAGTTTTGATCTTGCCATAGCTGGAAATGGATATTTTGGAATCCAAGGTAGAAATGGAGATATTTTTTATACAAGAAATGGTGCTTTTGATGTAGATAAAGAGGGAAATTTAGTTACAAATAATGGCGAATTTGTAATAGGAACAGTAGCAAATTTCACACAAACAGCACTCAGTGAAACAGCCAAAGAAGCTTTTGGTCAAATTTATAATCAAACTCAAACACCTATTTTAGACGCATACACAGCAGATCAAAAAACAAGCCTAACTTTAGGCACAGAAAACACACAAAAACCTATAAAACTTCCAAAATATATGTATCTTCCACCAGTTGCAACAAGTTATGTAAATTTTAAAGGCACTCTTGATAGCAGAGATAAATTTAAAGATAGCGTAATTACGCTAACAAATAACAATGAAAAACAAAATTTAAATAACGATGGAACCGTAAATTTAAGCGGATTTATAAATGATAATAGAATAAAACCGGGCGATAATATCCAAATAACCATAAAAGATAAAAATTCAAACTCACAAACAATAAATGCATTAGTAAAAAACGATGGCAGTTGGAGTGCGGAAAACTTAGCATTAAATAACAATATAGACAAAACACTTCCGCTTGATATAAGCATAAATGCAACTATAAAAGAGCAAGAGCCAAACATAGTTAAATTTAATACAGATGTGATATCTCCAAATGGCGATAAAAATAAGCTTGAACTGGAATTTACAAAACAATATCCAAATCCAACCGAAGGACACATTTGGCAAGTAAAAGCAAGTCTTTTTTCGCCAAATAATACTCTTTTAAGCTCGTCAAACGGCGAATTAGTCTTTGATGGTAGAGGTATGCTAAAAAGCTCATCTTTAGGAAATTTGGATAATAACGGTGCTTTGCTAAATATAAATTTTGGAATTCCTGGAAATAATGGTGCATCAAATCCAATCTTTGGGGGAATGGTATCAAGAGAAGAAAAAAGCAAGATAACAGATATCCAAAAAGATGGTGCATATGAAGGTCTTTTTGAAGAATATCATGTAGGAGATAATGGCTCAGTTTATGCTAGATTTAGCAACTCAGCAAATGTAGAAGTAGCAAAAATTCCAATCTTTCATTTTCAAAATGAGCAAGGTTTACACAAAGTTGGCGGAAATTTATTTACAAAAACTTCAAATTCTGGTGAGCCAATATTTTATAAAGATTCAAAAGGAAATTTAGTTTATGGCGCACAAATAAAATCAAACTTCTTAGAGCAATCAAATGTGGATTTAGGCGAGCAATTAACTGAGTTAATAGTATTTCAAAAAGGTTTTGATGCTAGTTCAAAAAGTATCACAACAAGCAATGAAATGCTAAAAACCGCAATAGGGCTTAAAAAATAA
- a CDS encoding flagellar hook capping FlgD N-terminal domain-containing protein: MPIDTSGMFTQDKVAAQKAKETSEKAGFSNPKAALDKDAFMKLLLTELKYQDPTSPMDTAKMLEQTSQLATLETQENTNKMMKDLAAQMKAMMSMNSFAALGTMAHTASDAVVKDKMGSDINFSIYFPDVAKSGVYEIYDSTGSKLINSISFGNAPKGTHEVTWDGKDDDGNEAPLGAYRVKAKYITESGEQKETSVGTYPVEAIRFRDGKAEVKIGGEFIDISKISEFYKG, encoded by the coding sequence ATGCCAATAGATACAAGCGGTATGTTCACACAAGATAAAGTTGCAGCCCAAAAAGCAAAAGAAACTTCCGAGAAGGCTGGATTTAGCAATCCAAAAGCAGCACTTGATAAAGATGCATTTATGAAGCTTTTACTTACTGAGCTTAAATATCAAGATCCAACAAGTCCTATGGATACAGCAAAAATGCTTGAGCAAACTAGCCAACTAGCGACACTTGAAACGCAAGAAAATACAAATAAAATGATGAAAGATTTAGCAGCGCAGATGAAAGCTATGATGAGTATGAATTCCTTTGCAGCTTTAGGAACTATGGCACATACTGCATCAGATGCTGTTGTGAAAGATAAAATGGGAAGTGATATTAATTTTTCTATATACTTTCCAGATGTAGCAAAAAGTGGAGTGTATGAAATTTATGATTCAACTGGCTCAAAACTTATCAATTCTATAAGCTTTGGCAATGCTCCAAAAGGAACTCATGAAGTTACTTGGGATGGTAAAGATGATGATGGAAATGAAGCTCCATTAGGCGCATATAGAGTAAAAGCAAAATATATAACTGAATCTGGCGAACAAAAAGAAACAAGTGTTGGAACCTATCCGGTAGAGGCAATTAGATTTAGAGACGGAAAAGCAGAAGTAAAAATAGGCGGAGAATTTATTGATATTTCAAAAATAAGCGAATTTTATAAAGGTTAG
- a CDS encoding flagellar hook-length control protein FliK encodes MQTLLDIINDNFSPSIAKKTQKNDGEGKSDIFSTLLNSLNTENTDTPQLSDILNLKEINNTNNEIDLNITKKVDSKNLFEASNFLQILSLLEVLNGGKINKFPILNSKITEFFSVEKNVLEIKSAKNILELIKISKKFDLGLEKISITKDLTNKFEKEFKELAKKNFFKIENNLKFDEMTKSKINQMAKIDPKKDEANLPKLLANLDNKNPKSEIPMDKIVKSKNENDLNIENKIDKQTPFEEISKDKNLKNEPKFDKFQEISKDNNLNNESKFDKIVKSDEIINKMSQKIPENTHKIEISQDKNIDKKPQETNQIKQNIQKEDLLKTALNPSMQTNEEQNKKDDNQQSQNKNSSDELNLMVKDIVKNAQNQMKSIEVKRTFESFATTLKDQIENYKPPIMRVNMVLNPEKLGEVEITIVNRGNNLHINFNSTPQTMSLFLQNQAEFKASLVNMGFSELQMNFSDQNQNKNQEQNSKKFRYTKNDNELQDEEMEHNLLEIVVPRYI; translated from the coding sequence ATGCAAACACTTTTAGATATTATAAATGATAATTTCAGCCCAAGTATAGCCAAAAAAACACAGAAAAATGACGGGGAAGGAAAAAGTGATATTTTTTCTACATTACTAAACTCATTAAATACAGAAAATACAGACACACCGCAACTATCTGATATTTTAAATTTAAAAGAAATAAATAATACTAATAATGAAATAGATTTAAATATAACTAAAAAAGTGGATTCCAAAAATCTATTTGAAGCATCAAATTTTTTACAAATTTTAAGTTTATTGGAAGTTTTAAATGGTGGAAAAATAAATAAATTTCCTATTTTAAATTCTAAAATAACAGAATTTTTCTCAGTAGAAAAAAATGTATTAGAGATAAAAAGTGCTAAAAATATATTAGAACTTATTAAAATTTCAAAAAAATTTGATCTTGGTTTGGAGAAAATCAGCATAACAAAAGATTTAACCAACAAATTTGAAAAAGAATTTAAAGAACTAGCCAAAAAAAACTTTTTTAAAATAGAAAATAATCTCAAATTTGATGAAATGACAAAATCTAAAATAAACCAAATGGCAAAAATAGATCCTAAAAAAGATGAAGCAAATTTACCAAAACTTCTTGCAAATTTGGATAATAAAAATCCAAAATCTGAAATTCCTATGGATAAAATTGTTAAATCAAAAAATGAAAATGATTTAAATATAGAAAATAAAATAGATAAACAAACGCCTTTTGAAGAAATTTCCAAAGATAAAAATCTAAAGAACGAACCTAAATTTGACAAATTTCAAGAAATTTCTAAAGATAACAATTTAAATAATGAGTCTAAATTTGATAAAATTGTAAAATCAGATGAAATTATAAATAAAATGTCTCAAAAAATACCAGAAAATACTCACAAAATAGAAATTTCACAAGATAAAAACATAGACAAAAAACCACAAGAAACCAACCAAATAAAACAAAATATACAAAAAGAAGATTTGTTAAAAACAGCATTAAATCCATCTATGCAAACAAACGAAGAGCAAAATAAAAAAGACGATAATCAACAAAGTCAAAATAAAAATAGCAGTGATGAATTAAATCTTATGGTAAAAGATATAGTCAAAAACGCACAAAACCAGATGAAAAGCATAGAAGTTAAAAGAACATTTGAAAGTTTTGCAACTACGCTAAAAGATCAAATTGAAAACTATAAACCGCCTATTATGCGTGTAAATATGGTGTTAAATCCAGAAAAGCTTGGCGAAGTTGAAATCACAATCGTTAATCGCGGAAACAATCTGCATATAAATTTTAACTCAACGCCGCAAACCATGAGCTTATTTTTACAAAATCAAGCAGAATTTAAAGCAAGTCTAGTAAATATGGGTTTTAGCGAATTGCAAATGAATTTTAGTGATCAAAATCAAAACAAAAATCAAGAGCAAAACTCTAAGAAATTTAGATATACAAAAAATGATAATGAACTTCAAGATGAAGAAATGGAACACAATTTGCTAGAAATTGTAGTACCTAGATATATATAA